In a single window of the Callithrix jacchus isolate 240 chromosome 1, calJac240_pri, whole genome shotgun sequence genome:
- the POLE3 gene encoding DNA polymerase epsilon subunit 3 — protein MAERPEDLNLPNAVITRIIKEALPDGVNISKEARSAISRAASVFVLYATSCANNFAMKGKRKTLNATDVLSAMEEMEFQRFVTPLKEALEAYRREQKGKKEASEQKKKDKDKKTDSEDQDKSRDEDNDEDEERLEEEEQNEEEEVDN, from the exons ATGGCGGAAAGGCCAGAAGACCTAAACCTGCCCAACGCTGTCATCACCAGGATCATCAAGGAGGCG CTCCCGGACGGTGTTAACATCTCTAAGGAGGCCCGGAGCGCCATCTCTCGCGCCGCCAGCGTCTTCGTGCTGTACGCCACATCCTG TGCGAACAACTTTGCAATGAAAGGAAAGCGCAAGACGCTGAATGCCACCGATGTGCTGTCAGCCATGGAAGAGATGGAGTTCCAGCGGTTCGTTACCCCATTAAAAGAAGCCCTAGAAG CATATAGGCGGGAGCAGAAAGGCAAGAAGGAGGCCTcagagcaaaagaagaaagacaaagacaaaaaaacagaCTCTGAAGATCAAGACAAGAGCCGGGATGAGGACAATGATGAAGACGAAGAAAGGCTGGAAGAAGAAGAACAGAATGAAGAGGAGGAAGTAGACAACTGA
- the ALAD gene encoding delta-aminolevulinic acid dehydratase isoform X1 codes for MPLCPLAHDMQPQSILHSGYFHPLLRAWQTATTTLNASNLIYPIFVTDVPDDVQPIASLPGVARYGVSRLEEMMRPLVEEGLRCVLIFGVPSRVPKDERGSAADSEESPAIEAIRLLRKTFPNLLVACDVCLCPYTSHGHCGLLSENGAFRAEESRQRLAEVALAYAKAGCQVVAPSDMMDGRVEAIKEALLAHGFGNRVSVMSYSAKFASCFYGPFRDAAQSSPAFGDRRCYQLPPGARGLALRAVDRDVREGADMLMVKPGMPYLDIVREVKDKHPHLPLAVYHVSGEFAMLWHGAQAGAFDLKAAVLEAVTAFRRAGPCAVKTFPKCFLLASKSDLQGLERGGC; via the exons ATGCCCCTGTGCCCACTGGCTCACGACATGCAGCCCCAGTCCATTCTGCACAGTGGCTACTTCCACCCACTGCTTCGGGCCTGGCAGACCGCCACCACCACCCTCAATGCCTCCAACCTCATCTACCCCATCTTTGTCAC GGATGTTCCTGATGACGTACAGCCTATCGCCAGCCTCCCAGGAGTGGCCAG GTATGGTGTGAGCCGGCTGGAAGAGATGATGAGGCCCTTGGTGGAAGAGGGCCTACGCTGTGTCCTGATCTTCGGTGTCCCCAGCAGAGTTCCCAAG GACGAGCGGGGTTCTGCAGCTGACTCCGAGGAGTCCCCAGCTATTGAGGCAATCCGTCTTTTGAGGAAGACCTTCCCCAACCTCCTGGTGGCCTGTGATGTCTGCCTGTGTCCCTATACCTCCCATGGTCACTGTG GGCTCCTGAGTGAAAATGGAGCATTCCGGGCCGAGGAAAGCCGCCAGCGGCTGGCTGAGGTGGCACTGGCTTATGCCAAGGCAG GATGTCAGGTGGTAGCCCCATCGGACATGATGGATGGACGAGTAGAAGCCATCAAGGAAGCCCTACTGGCACACGGATTCGGCAATAGG GTGTCAGTGATGAGCTACAGTGCCAAGTTTGCTTCCTGTTTCTATGGCCCTTTCCG GGATGCGGCTCAGTCAAGCCCAGCTTTTGGGGACCGCCGCTGCTACCAGCTGCCCCCTGGAGCACGAGGCCTGGCCCTCCGAGCTGTG GACCGGGATGTACGGGAAGGAGCTGACATGCTCATGGTGAAGCCAGGAATGCCCTACCTGGACATCGTGCGGGAGGTAAAGGACAAG cacccccacctccctctcGCCGTGTACCACGTTTCTGGAGAGTTTGCCATGCTGTGGCACGGAGCCCAGGCTGGGGCATTTGATCTCAAGGCTGCTGTACTGGAGGCTGTGACTGCCTTCCGCAGAGCAG GACCTTGTGCTGTGAAGACATTTCCCAAGTGCTTCTTGTTAGCCAGCAAATCCGACCTGCAAGGCCTGGAAAGAGGTGGTTGTTAG
- the ALAD gene encoding delta-aminolevulinic acid dehydratase isoform X2, which yields MPLCPLAHDMQPQSILHSGYFHPLLRAWQTATTTLNASNLIYPIFVTDVPDDVQPIASLPGVARYGVSRLEEMMRPLVEEGLRCVLIFGVPSRVPKDERGSAADSEESPAIEAIRLLRKTFPNLLVACDVCLCPYTSHGHCGLLSENGAFRAEESRQRLAEVALAYAKAGCQVVAPSDMMDGRVEAIKEALLAHGFGNRVSVMSYSAKFASCFYGPFRDAAQSSPAFGDRRCYQLPPGARGLALRAVDRDVREGADMLMVKPGMPYLDIVREVKDKHPHLPLAVYHVSGEFAMLWHGAQAGAFDLKAAVLEAVTAFRRAGADIIITYYTPQLLQWLKEE from the exons ATGCCCCTGTGCCCACTGGCTCACGACATGCAGCCCCAGTCCATTCTGCACAGTGGCTACTTCCACCCACTGCTTCGGGCCTGGCAGACCGCCACCACCACCCTCAATGCCTCCAACCTCATCTACCCCATCTTTGTCAC GGATGTTCCTGATGACGTACAGCCTATCGCCAGCCTCCCAGGAGTGGCCAG GTATGGTGTGAGCCGGCTGGAAGAGATGATGAGGCCCTTGGTGGAAGAGGGCCTACGCTGTGTCCTGATCTTCGGTGTCCCCAGCAGAGTTCCCAAG GACGAGCGGGGTTCTGCAGCTGACTCCGAGGAGTCCCCAGCTATTGAGGCAATCCGTCTTTTGAGGAAGACCTTCCCCAACCTCCTGGTGGCCTGTGATGTCTGCCTGTGTCCCTATACCTCCCATGGTCACTGTG GGCTCCTGAGTGAAAATGGAGCATTCCGGGCCGAGGAAAGCCGCCAGCGGCTGGCTGAGGTGGCACTGGCTTATGCCAAGGCAG GATGTCAGGTGGTAGCCCCATCGGACATGATGGATGGACGAGTAGAAGCCATCAAGGAAGCCCTACTGGCACACGGATTCGGCAATAGG GTGTCAGTGATGAGCTACAGTGCCAAGTTTGCTTCCTGTTTCTATGGCCCTTTCCG GGATGCGGCTCAGTCAAGCCCAGCTTTTGGGGACCGCCGCTGCTACCAGCTGCCCCCTGGAGCACGAGGCCTGGCCCTCCGAGCTGTG GACCGGGATGTACGGGAAGGAGCTGACATGCTCATGGTGAAGCCAGGAATGCCCTACCTGGACATCGTGCGGGAGGTAAAGGACAAG cacccccacctccctctcGCCGTGTACCACGTTTCTGGAGAGTTTGCCATGCTGTGGCACGGAGCCCAGGCTGGGGCATTTGATCTCAAGGCTGCTGTACTGGAGGCTGTGACTGCCTTCCGCAGAGCAG GTGCTGACATCATCATCACCTACTACACACCCCAGCTGCTGCAGTGGCTGAAGGAGGAATGA